A window from Primulina huaijiensis isolate GDHJ02 chromosome 13, ASM1229523v2, whole genome shotgun sequence encodes these proteins:
- the LOC140991588 gene encoding thioredoxin reductase NTRC-like: MAIAPSPKLANSVVSRAGADFEAGFLIRAAAQSAQPVPISSMATPSTLYSVLLPARANLIFFKGGSARRPDYRVGSAGVSTRLTRRFPGRTFRASSAEEQPTSSDQDLENVVIIGSGPAGYTAAIYAARANLKPVVFEGYQVGGVPGGQLMTTTEVENFPGFPDGITGPDLMDRMRRQAERWGAELFQEDVEFIDVNNRPFTVKSSDRKVKCNSIIYATGATAKRLRLPREDEFWSRGISACAICDGASPLFKGQVLAVVGGGDTATEEALYLTKYARLVHLLVRKDQLRASKAMQDRVFNNPNVTVHFNAETVDVVSNTKGQMSGILIRNVNTKEESVLDAKGLFYGIGHSPNSQLLEGQVDLDAAGYILVDEGSANTSVEGVFAAGDVQDHEWRQAVTAAGSGCIAALSVERYLTSKGLLIEFHQPATEEVKKELTDRDVIEGFDITLTKHKGQYALRKLYHESQRVVCVLYTAPTCGPCRTLKPILSKVIDEFDQSVHFVEIDIEEDPEIAEAAGIMGTPCVQFFKNKEMLKTISGVKMKKEYRELIEANK; encoded by the exons ATGGCCATTGCTCCCTCTCCCAAGCTAGCAAACTCCGTCGTATCCAGAGCCGGAGCTGATTTCGAGGCGGGATTCCTGATACGAGCCGCCGCCCAATCGGCTCAGCCAGTACCTATCTCCTCAATGGCCACCCCTTCCACTCTCTACAGCGTTCTTCTTCCAGCTCGGGCCAATCTGATCTTCTTCAAAGGTGGTTCAGCGCGCCGGCCGGACTATCGGGTCGGTTCAGCTGGTGTTTCGACTCGCTTAACTCGCCGTTTTCCTGGTCGCACCTTTCGCGCCTCCTCCGCGGAAGAACAGCCTACCTCTTCAG ACCAGGATCTTGAGAATGTGGTAATTATAGGATCAGGTCCTGCAGGGTACACAGCAGCTATATATGCGGCTCGAGCTAATTTGAAGCCTGTAGTATTTGAGGGATACCAAGTAGGTGGTGTTCCAGGGGGCCAATTGATGACCACCACTGAAGTGGAAAATTTTCCTGGTTTTCCAGATGGAATAACTGGTCCAGACTTAATGGATAG GATGCGAAGGCAAGCTGAGCGTTGGGGAGCTGAATTGTTTCAAGAAGATGTCGAATTCATTGACGTGAATAACAGACCTTTTACAGTGAAAAGTAGTGATCGCAAG GTAAAATGCAACAGTATCATATATGCTACTGGAGCAACTGCAAAGAGGCTGAGATTACCTCGAGAAGATGAATTCTGGAGTAGAGGAATAAGTGCATGTGCAATCTGTGATGGGGCATCCCCATTGTTTAAAGGTCAAGTCCTTGCTGTGGTTGGTGGAGGTGATACAGCCACAGAGGAAGCATTATACTTGACCAAGTATGCTCGTCTTGTCCACTTGCTTGTTCGTAAGGACCAACTGAGGGCATCAAAAGCAATGCAAGATAG AGTATTTAACAACCCAAATGTCACCGTCCATTTCAATGCTGAAACCGTGGATGTCGTCAGCAACACGAAAGGGCAGATGTCGGGCATATTGATCAGAAACGTCAATACTAAAGAAGAATCAGTTTTAGACGCAAAAGGCTTGTTCTATGGAATAGGTCATTCGCCAAATAGCCAGTTGTTGGAAGGACAAGTTGATCTTGATGCCGCAGGCTATATTTTGGTTGACGAGGGTTCTGCAAATACTTCGGTGGAAGGTGTATTTGCTGCTGGAGATGTGCAG GATCATGAATGGAGACAAGCAGTAACGGCAGCTGGATCAGGATGTATTGCAGCTTTATCAGTGGAAAGGTATCTAACAAGCAAAGGTCTGCTGATCGAATTTCACCAG ccGGCCACCGAAGAGGTTAAGAAAGAACTCACTGACAGAGATGTAATAGAAGGTTTTGATATTACACTCACAAAGCACAAGGGCCAG TATGCTTTACGGAAGTTGTATCATGAAAGCCAAAGAGTTGTTTGCGTTCTATACACAGCACCTACATGTGGTCCTTGTCGGACATTGAAACCAATTCTTAGCAAG GTAATAGATGAATTCGACCAGAGTGTCCACTTTGTTGAGATTGACATTGAGGAAGATCCAGAGATTGCGGAGGCCGCTGGAATCATGGGTACACCTTGTGTACAATTTTTCAAGAACAAAGAAATGCTCAA GACTATATCGGGTGTAAAGATGAAGAAAGAGTACAGAGAATTAATCGAAGCAAATAAATGA
- the LOC140991850 gene encoding heat stress transcription factor B-3-like isoform X2: MMMEVCDHPSDEKSLAEYVRNVTASPFLVRTYMVVDDPATDEVISWNADGTTFIVWQTAEFARDLLPTLFKHSNFSSFIRQLNTYGFRKVATSRWEFSNEMFRKGEKDQLCEIRRRRACQNAAPKLSDHQHQISDEDQRSSSTSSSSEYTSLICENKRLRKENGVLNFELEITKKKCKQLLELVAVCEGDAEKEEENYEHEGPMLFGVRLMEVQRGLDHKKRKRVEVN, from the exons ATGATGATGGAGGTGTGCGATCATCCAAGTGACGAAAAGAGTTTGGCGGAATATGTTCGGAATGTTACGGCTTCGCCTTTCTTGGTGAGGACATACATGGTGGTGGATGATCCGGCCACCGACGAGGTCATATCGTGGAACGCCGACGGCACGACGTTCATTGTGTGGCAGACGGCGGAATTCGCGCGAGACCTCCTTCCCACGCTGTTCAAGCACAGCAATTTCTCCAGCTTCATTAGGCAGCTCAACACTTAC GGTTTTCGTAAGGTTGCAACAAGCCGGTGGGAGTTCAGCAATGAAATGTTCCGCAAGGGCGAGAAAGATCAACTATGTGAGATTCGCAGAAGAAGGGCATG CCAAAATGCGGCACCAAAACTATCTGACCATCAACATCAAATATCCGATGAAGATCAACGGTCGTCGTCAACTTCATCATCATCGGAATATACCTCTCTAATATGTGAAAACAAAAGGCTAAGGAAAGAAAATGGGGTCCTGAATTTCGAGCTCGAAATCACCAAGAAGAAATGtaaacaacttcttgaattgGTAGCCGTTTGTGAAGGAGATGCggagaaagaagaagaaaattatGAACATGAGGGGCCTATGCTTTTTGGTGTGAGATTAATGGAAGTTCAAAGGGGGTTAGATCACAAGAAGAGGAAAAGGGTTGaggttaattaa
- the LOC140991850 gene encoding heat stress transcription factor B-3-like isoform X1: MMMEVCDHPSDEKSLAEYVRNVTASPFLVRTYMVVDDPATDEVISWNADGTTFIVWQTAEFARDLLPTLFKHSNFSSFIRQLNTYGFRKVATSRWEFSNEMFRKGEKDQLCEIRRRRAWSNKPLHNVQSQNAAPKLSDHQHQISDEDQRSSSTSSSSEYTSLICENKRLRKENGVLNFELEITKKKCKQLLELVAVCEGDAEKEEENYEHEGPMLFGVRLMEVQRGLDHKKRKRVEVN; this comes from the exons ATGATGATGGAGGTGTGCGATCATCCAAGTGACGAAAAGAGTTTGGCGGAATATGTTCGGAATGTTACGGCTTCGCCTTTCTTGGTGAGGACATACATGGTGGTGGATGATCCGGCCACCGACGAGGTCATATCGTGGAACGCCGACGGCACGACGTTCATTGTGTGGCAGACGGCGGAATTCGCGCGAGACCTCCTTCCCACGCTGTTCAAGCACAGCAATTTCTCCAGCTTCATTAGGCAGCTCAACACTTAC GGTTTTCGTAAGGTTGCAACAAGCCGGTGGGAGTTCAGCAATGAAATGTTCCGCAAGGGCGAGAAAGATCAACTATGTGAGATTCGCAGAAGAAGGGCATGGTCTAACAAGCCACTGCACAACGTACAAAGCCAAAATGCGGCACCAAAACTATCTGACCATCAACATCAAATATCCGATGAAGATCAACGGTCGTCGTCAACTTCATCATCATCGGAATATACCTCTCTAATATGTGAAAACAAAAGGCTAAGGAAAGAAAATGGGGTCCTGAATTTCGAGCTCGAAATCACCAAGAAGAAATGtaaacaacttcttgaattgGTAGCCGTTTGTGAAGGAGATGCggagaaagaagaagaaaattatGAACATGAGGGGCCTATGCTTTTTGGTGTGAGATTAATGGAAGTTCAAAGGGGGTTAGATCACAAGAAGAGGAAAAGGGTTGaggttaattaa